A window of the Xiashengella succiniciproducens genome harbors these coding sequences:
- a CDS encoding phosphatase — protein MEKTRVAIIDLGTNTFNLLITEVEGNTYRILRESKYPARLGEGGINKATITPEAMRRGVEALTSHLITISEYQVESIFCFATSAIRSATNGSEFVRRVKQELGLTIRVIPGDEEAQTIFDGVKQVIPLGEEYSLIMDIGGGSIEFIIANKNGIAWKDSYNLGVARLLEQFVPSDPIKDEEIAKIEKYLETRTQTLIEAVQQFPVERLIGSSGSFDTLAAIIAKREYPLLELSKITSFKLRSEALIETHNLLITSNTDERRIIPGMDPDRVDNIVPASIIVQWVLKWVKPMEVWQCSFSLKEGAILQIINSVL, from the coding sequence ATGGAAAAGACTCGTGTAGCGATAATAGACCTGGGAACTAACACCTTCAACCTCCTGATTACGGAGGTTGAAGGTAATACATATCGTATTTTACGTGAATCCAAGTATCCTGCCCGCCTGGGTGAGGGAGGTATTAACAAGGCGACAATTACCCCCGAAGCCATGCGTCGTGGAGTTGAAGCATTGACTTCCCACCTTATTACAATAAGCGAATATCAGGTAGAGAGTATTTTCTGTTTTGCAACCTCTGCAATAAGAAGTGCAACCAACGGAAGCGAGTTTGTAAGAAGAGTAAAGCAGGAACTAGGTCTTACGATAAGGGTAATTCCTGGAGATGAAGAAGCTCAGACCATCTTTGACGGTGTCAAACAGGTGATACCTCTTGGCGAGGAATACTCTCTGATAATGGACATCGGAGGAGGTAGTATTGAGTTTATTATAGCCAACAAGAACGGTATTGCCTGGAAAGACAGTTACAACCTTGGTGTAGCAAGGCTTCTGGAACAATTCGTGCCTTCAGATCCCATTAAGGACGAGGAGATTGCAAAGATTGAGAAGTACCTTGAAACAAGGACCCAGACCCTGATAGAAGCTGTTCAGCAGTTTCCCGTCGAAAGACTTATCGGATCATCAGGCTCCTTTGATACTCTGGCAGCAATTATTGCGAAGCGGGAATATCCCTTGCTGGAACTCTCCAAGATAACATCATTTAAGTTGAGGTCAGAAGCTCTTATAGAGACCCACAACTTGCTTATCACATCCAATACCGATGAACGCCGCATTATTCCCGGGATGGATCCCGACCGGGTTGATAATATAGTACCAGCAAGTATTATCGTTCAATGGGTATTGAAATGGGTTAAACCTATGGAGGTATGGCAGTGTTCATTCTCCCTCAAGGAAGGAGCCATTCTGCAGATAATAAACAGCGTCCTCTAA